The Sesamum indicum cultivar Zhongzhi No. 13 linkage group LG1, S_indicum_v1.0, whole genome shotgun sequence genome includes a window with the following:
- the LOC105159839 gene encoding mediator of RNA polymerase II transcription subunit 23 isoform X1, protein MMQRVPTPSPGLPTQSISEMEQVQQQQRPSSSSSSRAHHFYPARPAVVDLFNLYLGRSARQKSDESVREPPNKTQKRVTAINRELPPPNEQFIFDFEQIQSQFPDQEQLRAVTESVLISLVIQCCDHAPRAEFLLFALRSLSNIGYINWDAFLPSLLSSVSSAESPVGQGSQTVAALASATSSQSGVLPPSNAVPNSTNFQSSNPASPLPSIHGIGSPAQSAAEPSSCATLSPMKSNDVICTGQQSARVNVSVRENAISSLRRLSCKIILIGLDSNLKPVTCADIFNHMLNWLVNWDQKQQGLDEFDSAKFWKPDKALIEWLHNCLDVIWLLVEDNKCRVPFYELIRSGLQFIENIPDDEALFTLILEIHRRRDMMATHMQMLDQHLHCPTFGTPRLLPQATTNISGETVTNMRYSPITYPSVLGEPLHGEELASSIQRGSLDWERALRCLRHAFRNTPSPDWWRRVLLLAPCHRLHAQGPTPGAVFTSEMISEAAIDRIVELLKLTNSETNCWQEWLIFSDVFFFLMKHGCIDFVDFVDKLVSRLQDGDQHILRTNHVTWLLAQIIRVELVMNALNTDSRKVETTRKILSFHKEDRSSDPNNPQSILLDFISSCQNLRIWSLNTSTREYLNNEQLQKGKQIDEWWRQVSKVSGERIMDYMNMDERSIGMFWVVSYTMAQPACETVMNWLTSAGVTEILPGPNLQPNERLMVMQEVSPLPISLLSGFSINLCLKLANQMEESMFSGQVVPSIAMVETYVRVLLIAPHALFRSLMALLTQRNQNALSKPAASILVFEILNYRLLSLYRYQGKNKGLIHDVTKMLATLKGKRGDHRAFRLAENLCMNLILSMREFFYVKRDGKGPTDFTETLNRITVTTLAIIIKTRGVAEVEHLLYLQTMLEQILATSQHAWSEKTLRYFPSILRDALAGRMDKRGLAIQAWQQAETTVLNQCKQLLATSADPTYVMTYINHSFPQHRQYLCAGAWILMYGHPESINSLHLGRVLREFSPEEVTANIYTMVDVLLHHFNLELQRGRSLQDLMIKACANLAFFIWTHELLPLDILLLALIDRDDDPHALRIVINILDSKELQQRVKLYLMNRGPPEHWLFSGTFKRAELQKALGNHLSWKDRYPTFFDDIAARLLPVIPLIIYRLIENDAIDAADRVLQVYSTFLHYYPLNFTFVRDILAYFYGHLPGKLILRILNVLDVKKIPISESFPQHINSSSASICPPLDYFATLLLGLVNHVIPPLNNSSKNGQVGETSNSSVRAPHNKAQVTSQASAIAPEGQKPFYQIQDPGTYTQLILETAVIEILSLPVSASQIVSSLVQIVVHIQPTLVQSSTGLNPTGVGQSSVLPTSPSGGSTESLGATRTSSVSGLSNSNFVWRSGYTCQQLSCLLIQACGLLLAQLPQEFHIQLYMEAARVIKESWWLTDGKRSVGELESAVCYALLDPTWAAQDNTSTAIGNVVALLHAFFSNLPLEWLEGTHLIIKHLKPVTSIAGLRIAFRIMGPLLPRLANAHTLFSKILSVLLNVMADVFGRNSQPSAPIEASEIADIIDFLHHIVHYEGQGGPVQASSKPRAEVLALIGRAAESLRPDVQHLLTHLKADVNCSIYAATHPKFVQNTN, encoded by the exons ATGATGCAGCGGGTTCCAACCCCGAGTCCGGGCTTACCCACCCAGTCAATCTCGGAGATGGAGCAGGTGCAGCAGCAACAGAGaccttcctcctcctcctcttctcgTGCTCACCATTTCTATCCGGCCCGGCCCGCTGTAGTCGACCTCTTCAATCTCTACCTAGGC AGGAGTGCGCGGCAGAAATCAGATGAATCAGTCAGAGAACCCCC GAATAAGACACAGAAGCGGGTTACTGCTATTAACAGAGAGCTTCCTCCCCCTAATGAACAGTTTATCTTTGACTTTGAGCAGATACAGAGCCAATTTCCT GACCAGGAGCAACTACGTGCTGTAACAGAATCTGTCCTGATATCTCTGGTTATCCAATGCTGTGATCATGCTCCCAGGGCAGAGTTCTTGCTCTTTGCATTACGTAGCTTGTCAAATATAGGGTACATAAACTGGGATGCTTTCTTGccatctcttctttcttctgtCTCTTCTGCAGAGAGCCCTGTTGGTCAGGGGAGTCAAACAGTGGCTGCCCTTGCTTCTGCCACCTCATCACAATCGGGAGTCTTGCCGCCTTCAAATGCAGTTCCTAATTCCACTAATTTTCAGTCGTCAAATCCTGCTTCACCTTTGCCGTCGATTCATGGTATTGGATCCCCTGCACAATCAGCAGCCGAGCCATCATCTTGTGCCACATTGTCTCCAATGAAGTCAAATGATGTCATCTGCACTGGTCAACAGTCAGCGAGGGTCAATGTATCTGTTAGGGAAAATGCTATAAGCAGTTTACGCCGACTATCgtgcaaaataattttgataggCCTTGACTCTAATCTAAAGCCAGTTACATGTGCAGATATCTTTAACCACATGTTGAATTGGCTTGTTAATTGGGATCAGAAACAGCAAGGGCTTGATGAGTTTGATAGTGCAAAATTCTGGAAGCCTGACAAGGCCTTAATTGAATGGCTACACAATTGTTTAGATGTGATTTGGCTGTTGGTTGAGGATAACAAATGCCGTGTGCccttttatgaactaatacgCAGTGGTTTGCAGTTTATTGAGAACATACCAGATGATGAGGCGCTGTTTACCCTTATTCTGGAAATTCACAGGAGGAGAGATATGATGGCAACACACATGCAAATGTTAGACCAACATCTTCACTGCCCTACATTTGGAACTCCTCGACTTTTACCTCAGGCCACTACCAACATATCTGGGGAAACAGTGACTAACATGAGATACTCACCTATCACATATCCAAGTGTGCTTGGCGAACCTTTGCATGGAGAG GAGCTTGCATCATCCATTCAGAGAGGAAGTCTTGACTGGGAGAGAGCTCTGCGATGTTTGAGGCATGCTTTCCGTAACACTCCATCTCCTGACTGGTGGAGACGTGTTTTGCTTTTGGCACCCTGCCATAGGCTTCATGCACAAGGACCTACACCAGGTGCTGTTTTTACGTCTGAGATGATTAGCGAGGCAGCAATAGATAGGATTGTGGAATTACTGAAGTTGACAAACTCAG AAACAAATTGCTGGCAGGAATGGCTTATATTTTCAGACgtcttctttttcctcatgAAACATGGATGCattgattttgttgattttgttgaCAAGCTAGTTTCTCGACTTCAAGATGGCGATCAACACATTCTCAGGACAAATCATGTTACATGGTTGCTTGCACAAATTATCCGTGTTGAGCTTGTAATGAATGCTCTAAATACAGACTCAAGAAAG GTGGAGACCACCAGAAAGATTCTTTCATTCCATAAAGAAGACAGAAGCTCTGATCCTAATAACCCTCAAAGTATCTTGTTGGACTTCATTAGCAGCTGTCAGAATCTGCGTATTTGGTCATTAAATACATCAACCAgagaatatttgaataatgagCAGCTTCAAAAGGGAAAGCAAATAGATGAATGGTGGAGGCAAGTTAGCAAAG TATCAGGTGAACGTATTATGGACTATATGAATATGGATGAAAGGTCAATTGGGATGTTTTGGGTTGTGTCGTACACCATGGCACAGCCTGCTTGTGAAACAGTCATGAACTGGTTAACCTCTGCTGGAGTAACAGAGATATTACCAGGACCAAATCTACAGCCAAATGAGAGATTGATGGTGATGCAGGAAGTTAGCCCGTTGCCAATATCATTATTGTCTGGgttttctataaatttatgcTTGAAACTGGCGAATCAGATGGAAGAGTCGATGTTTTCTGGACAG GTTGTACCTAGCATTGCGATGGTTGAAACATATGTCCGAGTGCTACTCATTGCCCCTCATGCATTATTCCGTTCACTTATGGCg CTACTGACCCAGAGGAACCAAAATGCATTGAGCAAACCTGCTGCTTCTATCTTGGTCTTTGAAATTCTCAACTATCGTTTGCTTTCACTTTACAG GTACCAAGGAAAGAACAAAGGCTTAATTCATGATGTCACGAAAATGCTTGCTACACTGAAGGGGAAACGTGGAGATCATCGCGCTTTTAGGCTGGCTGAAAATTTATGCATGAATCTTATATTATCCATGAGGGAATTCTTTTATGTGAAGAGGGACGGAAAG GGTCCAACTGACTTTACAGAAACTTTAAATCGGATAACAGTAACTACACTTGCGATCATTATAAAAACTCGTGGTGTTGCAGAGGTCGAACACCTGTTGTACCTCCAAACAATGTTGGAACAGATACTCGCCACCAGTCAACATGCATGGTCAGAGAAGACCCTTCGCTATTTCCCTTCCATATTACGTGATGCCTTGGCTGGTCGAATGGATAAGAGGGGCTTGGCCATTCAAGCATGGCAGCAG GCAGAAACAACTGTGCTTAATCAGTGCAAGCAGCTTCTTGCGACATCCGCTGATCCGACATATGTCATGACCTACATTAATCACAGTTTTCCTCAACATCGCCAGTATCTTTGTGCTGGTGCATGGATACTGATGTACGGCCATCCTGAGAGCATTAACAGTTTGCATCTT GGTCGCGTCCTGAGAGAATTTTCCCCTGAAGAAGTTACTGCCAATATTTATACAATGGTGGATGTCCTATTGCATCACTTTAACTTAGAGCTGCAGCGTGGACGTTCCTTGCAG GATCTTATGATAAAAGCATGTGCGAACCTTGCCTTCTTCATTTGGACCCATGAGCTACTGCCTCTAGATATTTTACTATTAGCACTTATCGACCGTGATGATGATCCCCATGCTTTGCGAATTGTG ATAAATATACTCGACAGCAAAGAGCTTCAACAAAGAGTGAAACTGTATCTTATGAATCGTGGCCCACCTGAACATTGGCTTTTCTCTGGAACTTTCAAGCGTGCTGAATTGCAAAAAGCCCTTGGAAATCATCTATCGTGGAAAGATAG GTACCCAACATTTTTTGATGATATTGCTGCGAGATTGCTCCCAGTGATCCCTCTAATCATCTATAGACTCATCGAGAATGATGCAATTGATGCTGCTGACAGAGTTCTACAAGTTTACTCGACATTCCTTCATTATTATCCATTGAATTTTACATTTGTGCGTGATATCCTTGCCTATTTCTATGGTCATCTGCCAGGGAAACTTATTCTTCGGATATTGAATGTATTAGATGTTAAAAAG ATTCCAATTTCTGAGTCTTTCCCTCAGCATATCAACTCATCTAGTGCTTCCATTTGTCCCCCGCTCGACTACTTTGCAACTCTTTTGTTGGGTCTGGTTAATCATGTGATTCCTCCTCTGAACAACTCTTCTAAAAATGGACAAGTGGGAGAAACCTCAAACAGTTCTGTGCGAGCGCCCCATAACAAGGCTCAAGTAACATCACAGGCAAGTGCGATAGCTCCTGAAGGTCAGAAACCATTCTACCAAATCCAGGATCCTGGCACATATACCCAGCTGATCCTTGAAACAGCTGTGATagaaattctctctcttccaGTGTCTGCATCTCAAATTGTATCGTCACTTGTTCAAATTGTTGTTCACATACAACCAACTCTGGTTCAATCTAGCACCGGTTTAAATCCCACAGGTGTTGGCCAAAGTTCTGTGTTGCCAACTTCTCCATCTGGGGGAAGCACTGAATCCTTGGGTGCAACTAGAACTAGTTCAGTGTCAGGATTAAGTAATTCGAACTTTGTTTGGCGAAGTGGTTATACATGTCAGCAGTTATCCTGCTTGTTGATCCAAGCTTGTGGTCTTCTTTTAGCTCAGCTTCCTCAAGAGTTTCATATTCAACTCTACATGGAGGCAGCACGTGTAATAAAAGAGAGTTGGTGGCTTACTGATGGGAAAAGGTCAGTTGGTGAACTAGAATCCGCTGTTTGCTATGCTTTGTTAGATCCAACATGGGCTGCCCAGGACAATACCTCTACAGCTATTG GTAATGTGGTGGCGTTGCTACATGCTTTCTTCAGTAACCTTCCACTAGAGTGGCTTGAGGGAACACATCTCATTATTAAGCATCTTAAGCCTGTGACATCAATAGCTGGACTGAGAATAGCTTTCCGTATTATGGGTCCTTTGCTTCCTCGATTGGCGAACGCTCACACCCTCTTCAGTAAG ATACTATCAGTGCTATTAAACGTGATGGCTGATGTGTTTGGGAGGAATTCGCAGCCATCAGCTCCTATTGAAGCGTCCGAGATAGCTGACATTATTGATTTCCT GCATCACATTGTCCATTATGAAGGGCAAGGAGGACCAGTGCAAGCAAGCAGCAAACCAAGAGCAGAAGTCCTGGCTCTTATTGGAAGAGCAGCTGAAAGTTTGCGTCCGGATGTACAGCATCTTCTGACTCACTTGAAAGCTGATGTGAACTGTTCAATATATGCGGCGACTCATCCAAAGTTTGTCCAGAACACCAATTAG
- the LOC105159839 gene encoding mediator of RNA polymerase II transcription subunit 23 isoform X3: MMQRVPTPSPGLPTQSISEMEQVQQQQRPSSSSSSRAHHFYPARPAVVDLFNLYLGRSARQKSDESVREPPNKTQKRVTAINRELPPPNEQFIFDFEQIQSQFPDQEQLRAVTESVLISLVIQCCDHAPRAEFLLFALRSLSNIGYINWDAFLPSLLSSVSSAESPVGQGSQTVAALASATSSQSGVLPPSNAVPNSTNFQSSNPASPLPSIHGIGSPAQSAAEPSSCATLSPMKSNDVICTGQQSARVNVSVRENAISSLRRLSCKIILIGLDSNLKPVTCADIFNHMLNWLVNWDQKQQGLDEFDSAKFWKPDKALIEWLHNCLDVIWLLVEDNKCRVPFYELIRSGLQFIENIPDDEALFTLILEIHRRRDMMATHMQMLDQHLHCPTFGTPRLLPQATTNISGETVTNMRYSPITYPSVLGEPLHGEELASSIQRGSLDWERALRCLRHAFRNTPSPDWWRRVLLLAPCHRLHAQGPTPGAVFTSEMISEAAIDRIVELLKLTNSVSRLQDGDQHILRTNHVTWLLAQIIRVELVMNALNTDSRKVETTRKILSFHKEDRSSDPNNPQSILLDFISSCQNLRIWSLNTSTREYLNNEQLQKGKQIDEWWRQVSKVSGERIMDYMNMDERSIGMFWVVSYTMAQPACETVMNWLTSAGVTEILPGPNLQPNERLMVMQEVSPLPISLLSGFSINLCLKLANQMEESMFSGQVVPSIAMVETYVRVLLIAPHALFRSLMALLTQRNQNALSKPAASILVFEILNYRLLSLYRYQGKNKGLIHDVTKMLATLKGKRGDHRAFRLAENLCMNLILSMREFFYVKRDGKGPTDFTETLNRITVTTLAIIIKTRGVAEVEHLLYLQTMLEQILATSQHAWSEKTLRYFPSILRDALAGRMDKRGLAIQAWQQAETTVLNQCKQLLATSADPTYVMTYINHSFPQHRQYLCAGAWILMYGHPESINSLHLGRVLREFSPEEVTANIYTMVDVLLHHFNLELQRGRSLQDLMIKACANLAFFIWTHELLPLDILLLALIDRDDDPHALRIVINILDSKELQQRVKLYLMNRGPPEHWLFSGTFKRAELQKALGNHLSWKDRYPTFFDDIAARLLPVIPLIIYRLIENDAIDAADRVLQVYSTFLHYYPLNFTFVRDILAYFYGHLPGKLILRILNVLDVKKIPISESFPQHINSSSASICPPLDYFATLLLGLVNHVIPPLNNSSKNGQVGETSNSSVRAPHNKAQVTSQASAIAPEGQKPFYQIQDPGTYTQLILETAVIEILSLPVSASQIVSSLVQIVVHIQPTLVQSSTGLNPTGVGQSSVLPTSPSGGSTESLGATRTSSVSGLSNSNFVWRSGYTCQQLSCLLIQACGLLLAQLPQEFHIQLYMEAARVIKESWWLTDGKRSVGELESAVCYALLDPTWAAQDNTSTAIGNVVALLHAFFSNLPLEWLEGTHLIIKHLKPVTSIAGLRIAFRIMGPLLPRLANAHTLFSKILSVLLNVMADVFGRNSQPSAPIEASEIADIIDFLHHIVHYEGQGGPVQASSKPRAEVLALIGRAAESLRPDVQHLLTHLKADVNCSIYAATHPKFVQNTN, encoded by the exons ATGATGCAGCGGGTTCCAACCCCGAGTCCGGGCTTACCCACCCAGTCAATCTCGGAGATGGAGCAGGTGCAGCAGCAACAGAGaccttcctcctcctcctcttctcgTGCTCACCATTTCTATCCGGCCCGGCCCGCTGTAGTCGACCTCTTCAATCTCTACCTAGGC AGGAGTGCGCGGCAGAAATCAGATGAATCAGTCAGAGAACCCCC GAATAAGACACAGAAGCGGGTTACTGCTATTAACAGAGAGCTTCCTCCCCCTAATGAACAGTTTATCTTTGACTTTGAGCAGATACAGAGCCAATTTCCT GACCAGGAGCAACTACGTGCTGTAACAGAATCTGTCCTGATATCTCTGGTTATCCAATGCTGTGATCATGCTCCCAGGGCAGAGTTCTTGCTCTTTGCATTACGTAGCTTGTCAAATATAGGGTACATAAACTGGGATGCTTTCTTGccatctcttctttcttctgtCTCTTCTGCAGAGAGCCCTGTTGGTCAGGGGAGTCAAACAGTGGCTGCCCTTGCTTCTGCCACCTCATCACAATCGGGAGTCTTGCCGCCTTCAAATGCAGTTCCTAATTCCACTAATTTTCAGTCGTCAAATCCTGCTTCACCTTTGCCGTCGATTCATGGTATTGGATCCCCTGCACAATCAGCAGCCGAGCCATCATCTTGTGCCACATTGTCTCCAATGAAGTCAAATGATGTCATCTGCACTGGTCAACAGTCAGCGAGGGTCAATGTATCTGTTAGGGAAAATGCTATAAGCAGTTTACGCCGACTATCgtgcaaaataattttgataggCCTTGACTCTAATCTAAAGCCAGTTACATGTGCAGATATCTTTAACCACATGTTGAATTGGCTTGTTAATTGGGATCAGAAACAGCAAGGGCTTGATGAGTTTGATAGTGCAAAATTCTGGAAGCCTGACAAGGCCTTAATTGAATGGCTACACAATTGTTTAGATGTGATTTGGCTGTTGGTTGAGGATAACAAATGCCGTGTGCccttttatgaactaatacgCAGTGGTTTGCAGTTTATTGAGAACATACCAGATGATGAGGCGCTGTTTACCCTTATTCTGGAAATTCACAGGAGGAGAGATATGATGGCAACACACATGCAAATGTTAGACCAACATCTTCACTGCCCTACATTTGGAACTCCTCGACTTTTACCTCAGGCCACTACCAACATATCTGGGGAAACAGTGACTAACATGAGATACTCACCTATCACATATCCAAGTGTGCTTGGCGAACCTTTGCATGGAGAG GAGCTTGCATCATCCATTCAGAGAGGAAGTCTTGACTGGGAGAGAGCTCTGCGATGTTTGAGGCATGCTTTCCGTAACACTCCATCTCCTGACTGGTGGAGACGTGTTTTGCTTTTGGCACCCTGCCATAGGCTTCATGCACAAGGACCTACACCAGGTGCTGTTTTTACGTCTGAGATGATTAGCGAGGCAGCAATAGATAGGATTGTGGAATTACTGAAGTTGACAAACTCAG TTTCTCGACTTCAAGATGGCGATCAACACATTCTCAGGACAAATCATGTTACATGGTTGCTTGCACAAATTATCCGTGTTGAGCTTGTAATGAATGCTCTAAATACAGACTCAAGAAAG GTGGAGACCACCAGAAAGATTCTTTCATTCCATAAAGAAGACAGAAGCTCTGATCCTAATAACCCTCAAAGTATCTTGTTGGACTTCATTAGCAGCTGTCAGAATCTGCGTATTTGGTCATTAAATACATCAACCAgagaatatttgaataatgagCAGCTTCAAAAGGGAAAGCAAATAGATGAATGGTGGAGGCAAGTTAGCAAAG TATCAGGTGAACGTATTATGGACTATATGAATATGGATGAAAGGTCAATTGGGATGTTTTGGGTTGTGTCGTACACCATGGCACAGCCTGCTTGTGAAACAGTCATGAACTGGTTAACCTCTGCTGGAGTAACAGAGATATTACCAGGACCAAATCTACAGCCAAATGAGAGATTGATGGTGATGCAGGAAGTTAGCCCGTTGCCAATATCATTATTGTCTGGgttttctataaatttatgcTTGAAACTGGCGAATCAGATGGAAGAGTCGATGTTTTCTGGACAG GTTGTACCTAGCATTGCGATGGTTGAAACATATGTCCGAGTGCTACTCATTGCCCCTCATGCATTATTCCGTTCACTTATGGCg CTACTGACCCAGAGGAACCAAAATGCATTGAGCAAACCTGCTGCTTCTATCTTGGTCTTTGAAATTCTCAACTATCGTTTGCTTTCACTTTACAG GTACCAAGGAAAGAACAAAGGCTTAATTCATGATGTCACGAAAATGCTTGCTACACTGAAGGGGAAACGTGGAGATCATCGCGCTTTTAGGCTGGCTGAAAATTTATGCATGAATCTTATATTATCCATGAGGGAATTCTTTTATGTGAAGAGGGACGGAAAG GGTCCAACTGACTTTACAGAAACTTTAAATCGGATAACAGTAACTACACTTGCGATCATTATAAAAACTCGTGGTGTTGCAGAGGTCGAACACCTGTTGTACCTCCAAACAATGTTGGAACAGATACTCGCCACCAGTCAACATGCATGGTCAGAGAAGACCCTTCGCTATTTCCCTTCCATATTACGTGATGCCTTGGCTGGTCGAATGGATAAGAGGGGCTTGGCCATTCAAGCATGGCAGCAG GCAGAAACAACTGTGCTTAATCAGTGCAAGCAGCTTCTTGCGACATCCGCTGATCCGACATATGTCATGACCTACATTAATCACAGTTTTCCTCAACATCGCCAGTATCTTTGTGCTGGTGCATGGATACTGATGTACGGCCATCCTGAGAGCATTAACAGTTTGCATCTT GGTCGCGTCCTGAGAGAATTTTCCCCTGAAGAAGTTACTGCCAATATTTATACAATGGTGGATGTCCTATTGCATCACTTTAACTTAGAGCTGCAGCGTGGACGTTCCTTGCAG GATCTTATGATAAAAGCATGTGCGAACCTTGCCTTCTTCATTTGGACCCATGAGCTACTGCCTCTAGATATTTTACTATTAGCACTTATCGACCGTGATGATGATCCCCATGCTTTGCGAATTGTG ATAAATATACTCGACAGCAAAGAGCTTCAACAAAGAGTGAAACTGTATCTTATGAATCGTGGCCCACCTGAACATTGGCTTTTCTCTGGAACTTTCAAGCGTGCTGAATTGCAAAAAGCCCTTGGAAATCATCTATCGTGGAAAGATAG GTACCCAACATTTTTTGATGATATTGCTGCGAGATTGCTCCCAGTGATCCCTCTAATCATCTATAGACTCATCGAGAATGATGCAATTGATGCTGCTGACAGAGTTCTACAAGTTTACTCGACATTCCTTCATTATTATCCATTGAATTTTACATTTGTGCGTGATATCCTTGCCTATTTCTATGGTCATCTGCCAGGGAAACTTATTCTTCGGATATTGAATGTATTAGATGTTAAAAAG ATTCCAATTTCTGAGTCTTTCCCTCAGCATATCAACTCATCTAGTGCTTCCATTTGTCCCCCGCTCGACTACTTTGCAACTCTTTTGTTGGGTCTGGTTAATCATGTGATTCCTCCTCTGAACAACTCTTCTAAAAATGGACAAGTGGGAGAAACCTCAAACAGTTCTGTGCGAGCGCCCCATAACAAGGCTCAAGTAACATCACAGGCAAGTGCGATAGCTCCTGAAGGTCAGAAACCATTCTACCAAATCCAGGATCCTGGCACATATACCCAGCTGATCCTTGAAACAGCTGTGATagaaattctctctcttccaGTGTCTGCATCTCAAATTGTATCGTCACTTGTTCAAATTGTTGTTCACATACAACCAACTCTGGTTCAATCTAGCACCGGTTTAAATCCCACAGGTGTTGGCCAAAGTTCTGTGTTGCCAACTTCTCCATCTGGGGGAAGCACTGAATCCTTGGGTGCAACTAGAACTAGTTCAGTGTCAGGATTAAGTAATTCGAACTTTGTTTGGCGAAGTGGTTATACATGTCAGCAGTTATCCTGCTTGTTGATCCAAGCTTGTGGTCTTCTTTTAGCTCAGCTTCCTCAAGAGTTTCATATTCAACTCTACATGGAGGCAGCACGTGTAATAAAAGAGAGTTGGTGGCTTACTGATGGGAAAAGGTCAGTTGGTGAACTAGAATCCGCTGTTTGCTATGCTTTGTTAGATCCAACATGGGCTGCCCAGGACAATACCTCTACAGCTATTG GTAATGTGGTGGCGTTGCTACATGCTTTCTTCAGTAACCTTCCACTAGAGTGGCTTGAGGGAACACATCTCATTATTAAGCATCTTAAGCCTGTGACATCAATAGCTGGACTGAGAATAGCTTTCCGTATTATGGGTCCTTTGCTTCCTCGATTGGCGAACGCTCACACCCTCTTCAGTAAG ATACTATCAGTGCTATTAAACGTGATGGCTGATGTGTTTGGGAGGAATTCGCAGCCATCAGCTCCTATTGAAGCGTCCGAGATAGCTGACATTATTGATTTCCT GCATCACATTGTCCATTATGAAGGGCAAGGAGGACCAGTGCAAGCAAGCAGCAAACCAAGAGCAGAAGTCCTGGCTCTTATTGGAAGAGCAGCTGAAAGTTTGCGTCCGGATGTACAGCATCTTCTGACTCACTTGAAAGCTGATGTGAACTGTTCAATATATGCGGCGACTCATCCAAAGTTTGTCCAGAACACCAATTAG